One Kitasatospora sp. NBC_01287 DNA window includes the following coding sequences:
- a CDS encoding deaminase produces MNDHDPTTHDPATHDAVTHDLAFLTRAVELSRRCPPSASAFSVGAVIVDADGTVLAEGYSREGDPVAHAEESALGKLPAGDPRLRTATLYSSLEPCSRRASRPHPCADLVLAAGIPRVVVAWREPDLFVTGCEGIDRLTTAGVEVVELPELAGAAREVNRHLLYPGGT; encoded by the coding sequence GTGAACGACCACGACCCGACCACCCACGACCCGGCCACCCACGACGCGGTCACCCACGACCTGGCCTTCCTGACCCGGGCCGTCGAGTTGTCGCGGCGGTGCCCGCCCTCGGCGAGCGCCTTCTCGGTCGGCGCGGTGATCGTCGACGCGGACGGCACCGTGCTGGCCGAGGGGTACAGCCGCGAGGGCGACCCGGTCGCGCACGCCGAGGAGTCCGCGCTCGGCAAGCTGCCGGCCGGCGACCCGCGGCTGCGCACCGCCACCCTGTACAGCTCGCTGGAGCCGTGCAGCCGCCGCGCCTCGCGCCCGCACCCGTGCGCCGACCTGGTGCTGGCCGCCGGGATCCCGCGGGTGGTGGTGGCCTGGCGGGAGCCCGACCTGTTCGTCACCGGCTGCGAGGGGATCGACCGGCTCACCACGGCCGGGGTCGAGGTGGTGGAGCTGCCGGAGCTGGCGGGGGCCGCCCGCGAGGTCAACCGGCACCTTTTGTATCCTGGGGGAACATAA
- a CDS encoding HAD-IA family hydrolase — MTVATELSVRALLLDMDGTLVDSDAVVERCWRRWAAEHDLDADHVMSVVHGRQGHLSMAILLPERPVEENLAENAAMLAAETADTEGVVEVPGAAAFLAALAGHPHALVTSADRALARTRMAAAGLPMPALAVTAESVSASKPDPEGFLKAAAELGIDPADCLVFEDSGAGIAAARAAGMRVVGVGPRAAAHGPTALVATLEQVRLAPGPDGTVLVRLTA, encoded by the coding sequence ATGACCGTCGCTACCGAGCTCTCCGTACGCGCCCTGCTGCTGGACATGGACGGGACCCTGGTCGACTCGGACGCCGTGGTGGAGCGCTGCTGGCGGCGCTGGGCGGCCGAGCACGACCTGGACGCCGACCACGTGATGTCCGTGGTGCACGGCCGCCAGGGCCACCTGAGCATGGCGATCCTGCTGCCCGAGCGCCCGGTCGAGGAGAACCTCGCCGAGAACGCGGCGATGCTCGCCGCGGAGACCGCCGACACCGAGGGCGTGGTCGAGGTGCCCGGCGCCGCCGCCTTCCTGGCCGCCCTGGCCGGCCACCCGCACGCGTTGGTCACCTCCGCCGACCGCGCGCTCGCCCGCACCCGGATGGCCGCCGCGGGCCTGCCGATGCCCGCGCTCGCCGTCACCGCCGAGTCGGTCAGCGCCAGCAAGCCCGACCCGGAAGGCTTCCTCAAGGCCGCCGCCGAGCTGGGCATCGACCCGGCCGACTGCCTGGTCTTCGAGGACTCCGGCGCCGGCATCGCGGCCGCCCGCGCCGCCGGCATGCGGGTGGTCGGCGTCGGCCCGCGCGCCGCGGCCCACGGCCCCACGGCGCTCGTGGCGACCCTGGAGCAGGTCCGACTCGCCCCGGGCCCCGACGGCACGGTGCTGGTCCGGCTCACCGCCTGA
- a CDS encoding DUF488 domain-containing protein: MPSSVRTRRIYDPPEPSDGHRVLVDRLWPRGVSKERAALAEWARDLAPSDELRRWFHAAPEERAADFAHRYRTELDTPEARARLTALAALAAHAPLTLLTANRDPAGGHVRVLVELLTG; the protein is encoded by the coding sequence GTGCCCAGCTCCGTCCGCACCCGCCGGATCTACGACCCGCCCGAGCCCTCGGACGGCCACCGCGTCCTGGTCGACCGGCTCTGGCCGCGCGGCGTCAGCAAGGAGCGCGCCGCCCTGGCCGAGTGGGCCAGGGACCTGGCGCCCTCCGACGAGCTGCGCCGCTGGTTCCACGCCGCCCCCGAGGAGCGGGCCGCGGACTTCGCCCACCGCTACCGCACCGAACTCGACACCCCCGAGGCCCGCGCCCGCCTCACCGCCCTGGCCGCTCTCGCCGCTCACGCCCCGCTCACCCTGCTCACGGCCAACCGCGACCCGGCGGGCGGTCACGTGCGGGTGCTGGTCGAACTGCTGACGGGGTGA
- a CDS encoding type II toxin-antitoxin system RelE/ParE family toxin, with the protein MSEFRTVFRPEAQAELRKIPRDMALRILAKLTELEADPLGFNTTAPVSQPERARLRVGDHRVVYTIDDGELVVWVVHVGHRSTVHETG; encoded by the coding sequence ATGAGTGAGTTCCGGACCGTCTTCCGACCCGAGGCTCAGGCCGAACTCCGGAAGATCCCTCGCGACATGGCGCTGCGCATCCTGGCCAAGCTGACCGAGTTGGAGGCCGACCCCCTCGGCTTCAACACCACTGCGCCGGTGTCCCAGCCCGAGCGTGCCCGCCTACGCGTCGGCGACCACCGCGTCGTCTACACGATCGACGACGGTGAACTGGTGGTATGGGTCGTCCACGTGGGGCATCGGTCCACCGTTCACGAGACCGGATGA
- a CDS encoding Txe/YoeB family addiction module toxin, with protein sequence MRLVFEEQGWEDCASWLKNDRKMLARINKLIEDVGRDPFTGIGKPEPLKYHLPGAWSRRIDDEHRLVYLVTDEEIIILAARYHY encoded by the coding sequence GTGAGGCTCGTCTTCGAGGAGCAGGGCTGGGAGGACTGCGCGTCCTGGCTCAAGAACGACCGCAAGATGCTCGCCCGGATCAACAAGCTCATCGAGGACGTCGGACGTGACCCCTTCACGGGCATCGGCAAGCCGGAGCCGCTGAAGTATCACCTGCCGGGGGCCTGGTCACGGCGGATCGATGACGAGCACCGCCTCGTCTACCTGGTCACGGACGAGGAGATCATCATCCTCGCCGCCCGGTACCACTACTGA
- a CDS encoding type II toxin-antitoxin system Phd/YefM family antitoxin, whose protein sequence is MSITASEARKELFPLIKKVNDDHEAIEIVSKHGNAVLVSSEDYAALREGSYLLRSPANARRLLKAYENALSGIGLSERELIDPDAADVGKGAA, encoded by the coding sequence ATGTCGATCACTGCGAGCGAGGCCCGCAAGGAGCTCTTTCCACTGATCAAGAAGGTCAATGACGACCACGAAGCCATCGAGATCGTCTCCAAGCACGGGAATGCCGTACTCGTCTCCTCGGAGGACTACGCCGCCCTGCGTGAAGGTTCCTACCTTTTGCGCTCGCCGGCGAACGCCCGCCGCCTGCTCAAGGCGTACGAGAACGCCCTCAGTGGTATCGGACTCTCCGAACGCGAGCTGATCGACCCCGACGCGGCAGATGTGGGGAAGGGCGCCGCGTGA
- a CDS encoding type II toxin-antitoxin system Phd/YefM family antitoxin, which produces MKTMTYSESRARYAEVLNAVTDDREEIVITRAGHEPVVIVSLEDYQSLKETAYLLRSPANARRLLASIEELENGGGTVRELADPE; this is translated from the coding sequence ATGAAGACAATGACCTACTCGGAGTCCCGCGCCCGCTACGCCGAGGTGCTCAATGCGGTCACGGATGACCGCGAAGAGATAGTGATCACTCGCGCCGGACACGAACCGGTGGTCATCGTCTCTCTGGAGGACTACCAGTCCCTCAAGGAGACCGCCTACCTGCTGCGCAGCCCCGCGAACGCTCGCCGCCTCCTGGCCTCCATCGAGGAATTGGAGAACGGCGGAGGGACCGTACGGGAGCTGGCGGACCCGGAGTGA
- a CDS encoding Txe/YoeB family addiction module toxin yields the protein MKITFASRAWEDYLWWQVQDRKILKRINTLIADVTRNGNEGIGKPEPLKHGFQGYWSRRINDEHRLIYKVTDDSILIAQCRYHYEN from the coding sequence GTGAAGATCACCTTCGCCTCCCGAGCCTGGGAGGACTACCTGTGGTGGCAAGTCCAGGACCGCAAGATCCTCAAGCGGATCAACACACTCATTGCCGATGTCACGCGCAACGGCAACGAAGGGATCGGCAAACCCGAACCACTCAAGCACGGATTCCAGGGTTACTGGTCACGTCGGATCAATGACGAGCACCGCTTGATCTACAAGGTCACCGACGACTCGATCCTGATCGCCCAGTGCCGCTACCACTACGAGAATTGA
- the ychF gene encoding redox-regulated ATPase YchF, whose product MSLTIGIVGLPNVGKSTLFNALTKNDVLAANYPFATIEPNVGVVGVPDARLAKLAEIFKSERILPATVDFVDIAGIVRGASEGEGLGNKFLANIRESDAICQVIRAFNDPDVVHVDGKVSPKDDIETINTELILADLQSVEKVLPRLQKEARLKKESAAMLAAAEAAQKVLESGKTLFEVGFDASSVRELHLLTTKPFLYVFNVDEDELTDEEFKDSLRGLVAPAEAIFLNAKIESELIGMDDADALELLQSMGQEEPGMATLGRVGFDTLGLQTYLTAGPKEVRAWTIKKGATAPEAAGVIHTDFQKGFIKAEIVSFGDLVECGSIPEARAKGKSRIEGKEYVMQDGDVVEFRFNV is encoded by the coding sequence ATGTCGCTCACGATCGGAATCGTCGGTCTGCCGAATGTCGGCAAGTCGACCCTGTTCAACGCCCTGACCAAGAACGACGTCCTGGCGGCCAACTACCCGTTCGCCACCATCGAGCCGAACGTCGGCGTGGTCGGAGTGCCGGACGCCCGGCTGGCCAAGCTGGCCGAGATCTTCAAGTCGGAGCGGATCCTGCCCGCCACGGTCGACTTCGTGGACATCGCGGGCATCGTCCGCGGCGCCTCCGAGGGTGAGGGCCTGGGCAACAAGTTCCTCGCCAACATCCGCGAGTCGGACGCGATCTGCCAGGTCATCCGGGCCTTCAACGACCCCGATGTGGTCCACGTGGACGGCAAGGTCTCGCCCAAGGACGACATCGAGACCATCAACACCGAGCTGATCCTCGCCGACCTGCAGTCGGTCGAGAAGGTGCTGCCCCGCCTGCAGAAGGAGGCCCGGCTCAAGAAGGAGTCGGCCGCCATGCTGGCCGCCGCCGAGGCCGCGCAGAAGGTGCTGGAGTCCGGCAAGACCCTCTTCGAGGTCGGCTTCGACGCCTCCTCGGTCCGCGAGCTGCACCTGCTCACCACCAAGCCCTTCCTCTACGTCTTCAACGTGGACGAGGACGAGCTGACGGACGAGGAGTTCAAGGACAGCCTGCGCGGGCTGGTCGCCCCGGCCGAGGCGATCTTCCTGAACGCCAAGATCGAGTCCGAGCTGATCGGCATGGACGACGCCGACGCCCTTGAGCTGCTCCAGTCGATGGGCCAGGAGGAGCCCGGCATGGCCACCCTCGGCCGGGTCGGCTTCGACACCCTGGGCCTGCAGACCTACCTCACCGCCGGCCCCAAGGAGGTGCGCGCCTGGACCATCAAGAAGGGCGCCACCGCCCCCGAGGCCGCCGGCGTGATCCACACCGACTTCCAGAAGGGCTTCATCAAGGCCGAGATCGTCTCCTTCGGCGACCTGGTCGAGTGCGGCTCCATCCCCGAGGCCCGTGCCAAGGGCAAGTCCCGGATCGAGGGCAAGGAGTACGTGATGCAGGACGGCGACGTGGTGGAGTTCCGCTTCAACGTGTGA
- a CDS encoding DUF6542 domain-containing protein translates to MEQSIRTQPPGPRPRPPAGGGSREAAVPGPAAPRDAVAARPSRLRPASGAGAPLARLRQRVARSGAGPGAGRPAGRPARLTGIGAGVLSVLGTLAFGLLDQAVFGGLGLLFGFGFVLVCFQTAVRVRLADLPAAPVSGPLAFALTVALLDPVTVPGVVGQVLAICTGLALRAAWLFTGTGLAALIVAARFVAQRRIRRSR, encoded by the coding sequence GTGGAGCAGAGCATCCGAACCCAGCCGCCCGGGCCCCGGCCCCGACCGCCAGCCGGCGGCGGGTCCCGCGAGGCCGCCGTTCCGGGGCCGGCCGCGCCCCGCGATGCCGTCGCCGCACGGCCCTCCAGACTCCGGCCCGCCTCCGGTGCGGGCGCCCCGCTGGCCCGGCTGCGGCAGCGGGTGGCCCGGAGCGGGGCGGGGCCGGGGGCGGGCCGACCGGCGGGGCGCCCGGCCCGGCTGACCGGGATCGGCGCCGGCGTGCTGTCGGTGCTCGGCACGCTGGCCTTCGGGTTGCTCGACCAGGCGGTCTTCGGCGGCCTGGGGCTGCTCTTCGGATTCGGCTTCGTGCTGGTCTGCTTCCAGACCGCGGTGCGGGTCCGGCTCGCCGACCTGCCGGCCGCGCCGGTCAGCGGTCCGCTCGCCTTCGCGCTGACCGTGGCGCTGCTCGACCCGGTGACCGTGCCCGGGGTGGTCGGTCAGGTGCTGGCGATCTGCACCGGGCTGGCGCTGCGGGCGGCCTGGCTCTTCACCGGGACCGGCCTGGCGGCACTGATCGTCGCCGCGCGGTTCGTCGCCCAGCGCCGGATCCGCCGCAGCCGCTGA
- the ppgK gene encoding polyphosphate--glucose phosphotransferase: MAETEVFGVDIGGSGIKGAPVDLVRGELAVPRHKVLTPHPASPESVVAAVKEVVEHFDHQGPVGLTFPGVVVGGHTRTAANVDQGWIGLDAEGLFREALDLPATVLNDADAAGLAEVAHGAGRGESGVVLVLTFGTGIGSALFVDGALVPNTELGHLELRGKDAERRASAAARERHELSWSEWADRVDEYLDLVDRLFSPQLVIIGGGVSRKHEKFLPLLKERTAKVVPAALRNDAGIVGAAMAAHRAGR; the protein is encoded by the coding sequence GTGGCGGAAACCGAAGTGTTCGGCGTGGACATCGGCGGTTCGGGTATCAAGGGCGCCCCGGTGGACCTGGTGCGCGGCGAGCTCGCGGTGCCCCGGCACAAGGTGCTCACCCCGCACCCGGCCTCGCCGGAGTCGGTGGTGGCCGCGGTCAAGGAGGTGGTCGAGCACTTCGACCACCAGGGGCCGGTCGGCCTGACCTTCCCCGGCGTGGTGGTGGGCGGGCACACCAGGACCGCCGCCAACGTGGACCAGGGTTGGATCGGGCTCGACGCCGAGGGCCTGTTCCGGGAGGCGCTGGACCTGCCCGCCACCGTGCTCAACGACGCGGACGCGGCGGGCCTGGCGGAGGTCGCGCACGGCGCGGGCCGCGGCGAGTCGGGCGTGGTGCTGGTGCTGACCTTCGGGACCGGGATCGGCAGCGCGCTCTTCGTGGACGGGGCGCTGGTGCCCAACACCGAGCTGGGCCACCTGGAGCTGCGCGGCAAGGACGCCGAGCGGCGGGCCTCGGCCGCGGCCCGGGAGCGCCACGAGCTGAGCTGGTCCGAGTGGGCGGACCGGGTGGACGAGTACCTGGACCTGGTGGACCGGCTCTTCTCACCGCAACTGGTGATCATCGGTGGCGGTGTCAGCCGCAAGCACGAGAAGTTCCTGCCGCTGCTCAAGGAGCGGACGGCGAAGGTGGTGCCGGCCGCGCTGCGCAACGACGCCGGGATCGTCGGTGCGGCGATGGCCGCGCACAGGGCAGGACGCTGA
- a CDS encoding 4-hydroxy-3-methylbut-2-enyl diphosphate reductase, producing MSTTAQRRVLLAAPRGYCAGVDRAVIAVEKALEQYGAPIYVRKQIVHNKYVVQTLEKQGAIFVDETEEVPEGSIVVFSAHGVAPSVHDEAKAGKLATIDATCPLVTKVHKEAVRFADEDYDILLVGHEGHEEVVGTMGEAPERIHLVDGPEDVANVEVRDESKVVWLSQTTLSVDETMATVGELKKRFPLLVSPPSDDICYATQNRQVVVKQIAPETDLLIVVGSKNSSNSVRLVEVGLEYGAKAAHLVDFAEELQEAWLAGVTTVSVTSGASVPEILVQGVLAWLAERGFEDVQVVRTAEETLTFSLPKELRRDLRAEAAGKL from the coding sequence ATGTCGACCACCGCTCAGCGCCGCGTCCTGCTCGCCGCCCCCCGGGGCTACTGCGCGGGCGTCGACCGCGCAGTCATCGCCGTGGAGAAGGCCCTGGAGCAGTACGGGGCGCCGATCTACGTCCGCAAGCAGATCGTCCACAACAAGTACGTCGTGCAGACGCTGGAGAAGCAGGGCGCGATCTTCGTCGACGAGACGGAGGAGGTGCCCGAGGGCTCGATCGTGGTCTTCTCCGCGCACGGCGTGGCGCCCTCGGTGCACGACGAGGCGAAGGCCGGCAAGCTCGCCACCATCGACGCCACCTGCCCCCTGGTGACCAAGGTGCACAAGGAGGCCGTCCGGTTCGCCGACGAGGACTACGACATCCTGCTGGTGGGCCACGAGGGCCACGAGGAGGTGGTCGGCACCATGGGCGAGGCCCCGGAGCGGATCCACCTGGTGGACGGCCCCGAGGACGTGGCCAACGTGGAGGTGCGCGACGAGTCCAAGGTGGTCTGGCTCTCCCAGACCACGCTCTCGGTGGACGAGACCATGGCCACCGTCGGCGAGCTGAAGAAGCGCTTCCCGCTGCTGGTCTCCCCGCCCAGCGACGACATCTGCTACGCGACCCAGAACCGCCAGGTGGTGGTCAAGCAGATCGCCCCCGAGACCGACCTGCTGATCGTGGTGGGCTCCAAGAACTCCTCCAACTCGGTGCGCCTGGTCGAGGTCGGCCTGGAGTACGGCGCCAAGGCCGCGCACCTGGTGGACTTCGCCGAGGAGCTTCAGGAGGCCTGGCTGGCGGGCGTCACCACGGTCAGCGTGACCAGCGGCGCCTCGGTGCCGGAGATCCTGGTCCAGGGCGTGCTGGCCTGGCTGGCCGAGCGCGGTTTCGAGGACGTCCAGGTGGTTCGCACGGCCGAGGAGACGCTGACCTTCTCGCTGCCCAAGGAGCTGCGCCGCGACCTTCGCGCCGAGGCGGCCGGCAAGCTCTGA
- a CDS encoding APC family permease — translation MNDPAEPSGLRRSLGLRDLVVYGLLFIAPMAPVGVFGVLDAKSRGAVAAVYLAATVAMGFTAFSYAQMVRAVPRTGSVFAYARAGLGERTGFIAGWLAMLDYLLIPAVAYLFSGIALHALVPGVSRWAWTVLAVLVTTALNLAGVRTAARVGFAVLALELVVLAVFVAAALVVLVREGAARPLLSPLTGVGGFSSSAVLSAVSVAVLSYLGFDAIASFVEEAVGASRAVARAVLLCLVLAGVLFVAQTYLAALLEPLTPEQLARQPAAQGSAFYDTVESAVGHWLHTLVAASKAIGAAFAALAGQAAAGRLLFAMGRAGWLPRALAAVDPDSGVPRPALLSAALVTLAAAGWAAGRADGLDHLTSVVDIGALGAFTLLHASVIGWYTVKQGSRDRVRHLLVPVLGIAVIVAVVVEASHTAQLVGLVWLLAGLALVALRRGGPVVGGGR, via the coding sequence ATGAACGATCCAGCGGAGCCGAGCGGCCTGCGGCGCAGTCTCGGACTGCGCGACCTGGTGGTCTACGGACTGCTCTTCATCGCGCCGATGGCCCCGGTGGGCGTCTTCGGCGTGCTGGACGCCAAGAGCCGCGGGGCGGTGGCCGCGGTCTACCTGGCGGCCACGGTGGCGATGGGGTTCACCGCCTTCTCGTACGCGCAGATGGTCCGCGCGGTGCCGCGCACCGGCTCGGTCTTCGCCTACGCCAGGGCCGGGCTGGGCGAGCGCACCGGCTTCATCGCCGGCTGGCTGGCGATGCTCGACTACCTGCTGATCCCGGCGGTGGCCTACCTCTTCTCCGGCATCGCGCTGCACGCGCTGGTGCCCGGCGTCTCGCGCTGGGCCTGGACGGTGCTGGCGGTGCTGGTCACCACCGCGCTCAACCTGGCGGGCGTGCGCACCGCGGCGCGGGTGGGGTTCGCGGTGCTGGCGCTGGAGCTGGTGGTGCTGGCGGTCTTCGTGGCGGCGGCGCTGGTGGTGCTGGTCCGCGAAGGCGCGGCGCGGCCGCTGCTCTCCCCGCTGACCGGGGTCGGCGGCTTCTCCTCGTCCGCGGTGCTCAGCGCGGTGAGCGTGGCGGTGCTCTCCTACCTCGGGTTCGACGCGATCGCCTCCTTCGTGGAGGAGGCGGTGGGTGCCTCCCGGGCGGTGGCCCGGGCGGTGCTGCTCTGCCTGGTGCTGGCCGGGGTGCTCTTCGTCGCGCAGACCTACCTGGCGGCGCTGCTGGAGCCGCTCACCCCCGAGCAGCTGGCCCGGCAGCCGGCGGCCCAGGGCTCGGCCTTCTACGACACGGTGGAGAGCGCGGTCGGGCACTGGCTGCACACCCTGGTCGCGGCGAGCAAGGCGATCGGGGCGGCCTTCGCGGCGCTGGCCGGGCAGGCCGCGGCCGGGCGGCTGCTCTTCGCGATGGGACGCGCCGGCTGGCTGCCGCGCGCGCTGGCGGCGGTGGACCCGGACTCGGGCGTGCCGCGGCCGGCGCTGCTCAGCGCCGCGCTGGTGACGCTGGCGGCGGCGGGCTGGGCGGCCGGGCGCGCGGACGGCCTCGACCACCTGACCTCGGTGGTGGACATCGGCGCGCTGGGCGCCTTCACGCTGCTGCACGCCTCGGTGATCGGCTGGTACACCGTCAAGCAGGGCTCCCGGGACCGGGTGCGGCACCTGCTGGTGCCGGTGCTGGGCATCGCGGTGATCGTCGCGGTGGTGGTGGAGGCCTCGCACACCGCGCAGCTGGTGGGGCTGGTCTGGCTGCTGGCCGGGCTGGCGCTGGTGGCGCTGCGGCGCGGCGGTCCCGTCGTCGGCGGCGGGCGCTAG
- the xseA gene encoding exodeoxyribonuclease VII large subunit encodes MANSSSPEAPLPVGKVSQLISGWIERLGAVWVEGQITQLSRRPGMQFLTLRDVEQDVSLGVTCFRSVLEPLADTLHEGSRVLVHAKPEWYTARGTLSLRATEIRLVGLGELLARLERLKRQLAGEGLFAAERKRPLPFLPGCVGLVTGRASAAERDVLEVARRRWPAVRFEVRNVLVQGPQAAGQVAAAVRELDGHPEVDVIIVARGGGSVEDLLPFSDEELCRAVAEVRTPVVSAIGHEPDQPLLDFVADLRAATPTDAAKRVVPDVGEEQAKVRQLRDRARRLATELVRREEAGLASVRGRPSLAAPHRLVAERSQELTALVERARRTLGHRLDRAESDLGHTLARVVALSPAATLERGYAVLQRADGQVVTDQAVLAAGERLHARVAGGGFEVTVSGATAQD; translated from the coding sequence ATGGCCAACAGCAGCTCACCCGAAGCCCCGCTCCCGGTCGGCAAGGTCTCGCAGTTGATCAGCGGCTGGATCGAGCGGCTCGGCGCCGTCTGGGTGGAGGGCCAGATCACCCAGCTCAGCCGCCGGCCCGGGATGCAGTTCCTGACCCTGCGCGATGTCGAGCAGGACGTGTCGCTGGGCGTCACCTGCTTCCGCTCGGTGCTGGAGCCGCTGGCCGACACCCTGCACGAGGGCTCCCGGGTGCTGGTGCACGCCAAGCCCGAGTGGTACACCGCCCGCGGCACCCTGTCGCTGCGGGCCACCGAGATCCGCCTGGTCGGGCTGGGCGAGCTGCTGGCCCGGCTGGAACGGCTCAAGCGGCAGCTGGCGGGCGAGGGCCTGTTCGCCGCCGAGCGCAAGCGGCCGCTGCCGTTCCTGCCCGGCTGCGTGGGGCTGGTCACCGGGCGCGCCTCGGCCGCCGAACGGGACGTGCTGGAGGTGGCCAGGCGGCGCTGGCCGGCGGTCCGCTTCGAGGTGCGCAACGTGCTGGTGCAGGGCCCGCAGGCGGCCGGGCAGGTGGCGGCGGCGGTGCGCGAGCTGGACGGCCACCCCGAGGTGGACGTGATCATCGTGGCCCGCGGTGGCGGCAGCGTGGAGGACCTGCTGCCCTTCTCCGACGAGGAGCTCTGCCGCGCGGTGGCCGAGGTCCGCACGCCGGTGGTGAGCGCGATCGGGCACGAGCCGGACCAGCCGCTGCTGGACTTCGTCGCCGATCTGCGGGCCGCGACGCCCACCGACGCCGCCAAGCGGGTGGTCCCCGACGTGGGCGAGGAGCAGGCCAAGGTGCGCCAGCTGCGGGACCGGGCCCGGCGGCTGGCCACCGAGCTGGTGCGGCGCGAGGAGGCCGGGCTGGCCTCGGTGCGCGGACGGCCCTCGCTGGCCGCGCCCCACCGGCTGGTGGCCGAGCGCTCGCAGGAGCTGACCGCCCTGGTCGAGCGGGCCCGGCGGACCCTGGGCCACCGGCTGGACCGGGCCGAGTCAGACCTCGGGCACACCCTGGCCCGGGTGGTGGCGCTCTCCCCAGCCGCGACGCTGGAGCGCGGTTACGCGGTGCTCCAGCGGGCCGACGGGCAGGTGGTGACCGACCAGGCGGTGCTCGCGGCGGGCGAGCGGCTGCACGCGCGGGTCGCGGGCGGCGGCTTCGAGGTGACGGTCAGCGGGGCGACAGCTCAGGATTGA
- a CDS encoding GNAT family N-acetyltransferase → MSEVRQARPEDAPELVRLRLLMFEAMRGQAEPGPWEGRAEALLRDRLADPHATTMPAFVVDDPDAPGRLAACAVGTLEQRLPAPGHPEGLFGFVFNICTDPARRRRGHARACTEALLAWFDEHRVTRIDLHATEGGEQLYRSLGFAEHSVPLSRNRLGSDPAFSPDPAFSPGLAPSPDPGLNPELSPR, encoded by the coding sequence ATGAGCGAGGTACGACAGGCACGGCCCGAGGACGCCCCGGAGCTGGTCCGGCTGCGACTGCTGATGTTCGAGGCGATGCGGGGCCAGGCCGAGCCAGGGCCCTGGGAGGGGCGGGCCGAGGCGCTGCTGCGCGATCGGTTGGCCGACCCGCACGCCACCACCATGCCCGCCTTCGTCGTCGACGACCCCGACGCGCCGGGCCGGCTGGCCGCCTGCGCGGTGGGCACCCTGGAGCAGCGACTGCCGGCGCCCGGGCACCCCGAGGGGCTCTTCGGCTTCGTCTTCAACATCTGCACCGACCCGGCCCGCCGCCGCCGCGGCCACGCCAGGGCCTGCACCGAGGCGCTGCTGGCCTGGTTCGACGAGCACCGGGTGACCCGGATCGACCTGCACGCCACCGAGGGCGGCGAGCAGCTCTACCGCAGCCTCGGCTTCGCGGAGCACTCCGTGCCGCTCTCCCGCAACCGGCTCGGTTCCGATCCCGCCTTCAGCCCCGATCCCGCCTTCAGCCCCGGTCTCGCGCCGAGCCCCGATCCCGGACTCAATCCTGAGCTGTCGCCCCGCTGA